From the genome of Apostichopus japonicus isolate 1M-3 chromosome 17, ASM3797524v1, whole genome shotgun sequence:
TGGAATCATACACATCACGAATACAGTtatgtgttgttgttttaaggTGATGAAAACGATGATTTCGGACCTGCTGCGAAAATTCTTTTCGGTTGAACAGTACTTGCAACTGATGTAGTAAACTGATTTGCACAAAATAAGATACCGCACCTGATACTGTGACATCAATTTTGCAAAGTTCATTACTACACATCTTGGCACTTTTAGGGATGTGGTGGTAACAGTTGGAACAGTAGTAATGTACAACTGGTAGGAATGTATACTTGGCCAAGTACTTCTTGAGGCCATGATATGTTCCCATCAGACAATTCCTGTCTGGCAAAATTAGTTGCAATAAAACAAGAAAGTAATGAATGGTTTCTTGAGAGAGTTTAAAACGAATCATGAAGCatgttaaaagtaaaacaatggtGCCAAGACGCCGTTTTGATCCCGGGTACAAAGGTGGGTCAACTTCTTTTTCACTGTGGCTAGAGCATTCTTCTACTTCATCTTCAGCTATCTGCATTATATCATTCCCTAAAACTGTAATGGGGTCATAGGTGTCTTCAGCTAGTTCTCCAAAATGGTTCTCTTTCGCATTGGCATGGAGTTCATTTATTAGATCATCGAGATCCTCGTCCTTCTGTGGGGAATAATCCTGAAAATTATCAGGTTGCACATCACGTTCTTCAGTCACCTCACCAACATCATCCATCGAGTGTATATTCCCTGAGGCAAAATTATCATCTGGAGACTCTATACTGCAACTTAAAACAGGATCAGCCAAGGAAGTCTTCATTTTACTGGGTGTTCTGATCTAATAAAAcagaaagacaacaaaaaaacacaatagACTACTATCTTACTAAAGCTTAAGCATATCATTTGATTCAATATTGCAGTTTAGGACATTCATAATTTATTGCAATGTTATAAACAATTGAGTAGGTAGGTACTAGGCCAAAAAATTATTTGATTTGCAAAATTCAGACAATATACCTTTTATATGCTTAACAATTTAGAAAACTAAAAACATTACATTTCTTTCCACCACAACAAAAGAGTTTTTGACCAAAAATCATCCATTATGGTGGGATTTTTGAGTGATCTCtgcaacaacaaacattttcaCAGCTTAATTaccatatttaaattaaatttgatgttaatttgtagttactgtactgtaacagtactataaataaaaaaattaaagtttagTCATTCCATGCAACTTGAAAATTTGAtacaaaaactaaaaatttcCCAACTGTGAGAACTTTCCCTTAACTACAAAATTGCAAATTATGATAAATGGCCTATCAATTTTCTTAAATAAGCAGTTCTACATAACCAATAAGGCTAATAACATGCTCCTTTTTCAGGAACATACATGTAGTGTGTTGTTAAGTTGAAATTATGTTTAACATTCTTGAGTTTCAGAAAAGAAATTTCATACCCTGGTTTTGTACCCTCTACGATTCTTACCCAGACTCTTAAATCTATGTACCTAAAACCAACCCTCAACCTAAACAAAATCTTGGGCCTAACACCAAcccaaatttattaaaaaatactttaaaattaaTGTTAGATAATTGGAATATTAGATACTAGGCTACGAAACGTCCAAATTGTGAGGGTTCAAAATGTCCAACAACCGGACAGGTGCATTTATAGTGGAAAGTTTATTTTCTCCATGACAAGAATATTGTAAGACCGTGATGATTCATACCCAAATTCTGAAATTAATTACCCTAAAAGTAAAACCAAGCCTAAACTTAACCTTAACCTACGCCTAACCAAAATTtacgaaaaaaatatttcaaaatattgtgATTATGAAACGCTAGCACCCTGTACTTCCCTTTTGCTTAGTATGGGATGACATAACTTCCCGACCAGGAGAATTACCCCTCCAGCTGGAGAAATGTGCCCCAATTGTATTTTAACTGATAACAAAACCAGAAACAATAAAACCAAATTCACAATTTGATTAAGAGTATacatataattttttaaataaacactAACCTCTTGTTGTTCACATTCCAAACGAGACACATCCTGAGTGATTTGTGCAGTCCACTTTCTATAAGGTCCTCTGCGACGCTTTGATACTGAGTCTCCTTTGCTAGAAACGGGGCCTATACCTACACCATTATTAGACATGattgttaatgttattgttcAGGCGTAGGCTCTGTGTTAAAGTCTAGCATGTAACTTGTTAGGCTAGCCAACTGCAGTGTGACGCGGACAGTGACACTGATGATGATATTTGCAGgtctttcaaattattttgaaataaaactgcAGGGCTAATTTACTTTCAAAGTTTCCCGATCAATGCGAGCCTAACTTATTGACTGCCCAAAAATTCTAAGGATTTCAAACAGATGAGCAACAGAACTTATACCGGTCGCGTCAGGCTGGATCAAGATCGTGGTACGTGGCGtcggttaatcactgagcatgtagGGTAGACgaaactcaacttactactactactaattaaGAGGATTCGATCATGAcaaaaattgttaatattaaacgGCAAATTTTGAGTTTCTAATGTCATCCActatcataataaaaatatagtCCTATTTCTAAggattatataaaaataaataataacggAAGATTTTATGttcaaattaacaaataaatagTATTACTTATAATACGCTTTCTGGCCAAGGTGAAGTGCGCCGGCGCGGCGTGGGTAATATACCGCGGAAGATTTGAAAGACTGACGGACTGAAGCGTTTCTAAAATCTCACCGATCATATTCATAGACCTACTGTTTTAGTATTCAGTGCTTAATATTCCATTTTCAATAAATTTTTATTCCTCGtgaatgttattcaacttttattagCAGATTGAGCTTTCAGAAATAAAAGTTTCAGTTTTGAGTCGGACTAAATTTATTCCAGTCCTTGCAGCCTAACATGTGGTAGACTGAACATTATTAACATTAGGCTGGAACTTGGAAGAGAATATAATTTTATCCAACGGCGATAGGCCTAGGCCAAAATATCCAATAATGAATGTTCAGAATTTGCTGCAGTTATCaaagaatatggaaaatattgttgaccCATCGAAGAAGACCAAGCCTCAAAAATGTGTTGTTTATTGGATTAATGATCAACAAGTTAGTACAGAGCCTTTAAGTTCGGTgatggacaaagaaaatgcaatgGAAAATGCAGTCTGCTTGATAAAGTGGAGAGGAAAGGGGCCGTATTCtggaaaaatcatcaaaataagtggtatgttgacctttttttctgtttcatttctatgtgtaatcatttgaaactttctgacagtggcacaataaccaatttcaacttctaattttctcCTGTCTTGTGCAACGATAAACACTAAACAGCATAggccctaggcctaggctatttgCAGTtaatcaaataaatattcaaattaaaataagacaaggTTACATGAGTAGATTATTTCTAGTTGAGGCCTAAACTTATAGGGTTACTACAGTTTAGCTTATTCTTATGGGTGCATGGGGCAATGCCTATATGTTCGGTAATTACTTGAACATTCAGAAGGCTACTTGGATTTTCCTAGTTTTACCTAGGCCTAGTCGTACTTCACGTGCGAGTCTGACGTTTCTCTTACCGTGCTACAGAGATTTTAATTACCATTGAAATAGCGTtatcaatcttttttttttttttgcaatgaaTCATGTGGGCAGTTTCTGTAACTTTTTAGGCCCATGTATTATTTTAGCACCTTAAATTAAGCTGAACAAACATAGGTTAaaattttgtgtacaaaatCTAATTGCCATCAAATTTTCTGTTAATATCTTTTTTTACAAATGGGTAAATTTCCCCTGAAATCTACCTACTTGTTGAGCATCGTCTGAACATAGGTGGCTTAATTTGAACACACATGTGCACAGTAAATTGGATGTGTTTTGAATCTGACAGAACGATTGTAAACAAGGCAGTGTGCTTTTTCAGATGTGTTGGAAGATTTGCAGATTGTAAAGACCTTTGCATGTCTTTCTCAAAATCACAATAACTGAAGCTTTAAAGCTATGAATGAGTCATGAGTGCATGCATGGTGTTGAACATTTTTTATCACCTGATAATTTTCTGGGCATTTATAccagtttttattttcatacttttgtCTTCAAAGATGACAAAGATATTCTGAGGGTTGCACAGGAGAGGTTGGAACAAGAGTTAAGTGAAGCTCTTCCATCTGCTGATGTACCTGCTCCAAGCGGTGATATAGATGTTTCTTCCAAAGGtcgaaaaagaaggaaaagccAGAAGCTGGTCGCATCATCAGATAATTCTGATGCAGAACAGCCTGTAAAACTGTAAAAAGAGTTACAGACAAACCTGTAAAGATCGCCAAGAGAGGTAGGTTTTATTGGCTTTTTTTCCCCACAAATCTTCActcaagttttatttttaatgtaaatgtgcACTGTCAATAATTGGATAACTAGTTCGGGAAGTTAGTCTCTTTTGTGTAGTTTACTTCCTTGGCAGTCTGGACCAGAAATTCTAGgccaattttaattttttttttgcaaaataaatATTCTCTATACCAATTTACAATAAACCAAATGTTGCAATTCAAGGAAAATAAGAAAGGATGACCTAATAAATAACCAAATCTCTAAAAACACCTTCATCCCTCACTCTGACTTTTATATGTCTCAAGTGCATGTTGATTATCCTTGGGGAGGGTATTGCCATATGTATGACATTAAGTCTAAAGGGAGGTTTATAGTCACATATTTGACAacatgcatgtacagtaatgctgatgttttgttttaagtgTATTTTgtaacaccaaaaaaaaaagttatggaAACCACATTGCAGTTGTTCTTTAATCATAATCATTTGAATGCTTAAGTATGTGACTAGAAGAATTTCAAGGTCTGCCTGGAGAATGAGTCATCAGGTACAGTGTTTAAGCCAGCTTATTTTTGTGCAAAAATGTCGCACAATGCTGACCAAAtaacacattaaaaaaaattgaaaaataaggaATTTGTGCACAGTAAGCTTACAGATTGCTAACACAAAATGTGTTGCACCTTCAATAATTATAGCAttgaaaatcaataaaaaaaacctttactGTAAGGAAAATGTGTCATACGCTTTTGAACCTAGCTAAAACACTGATAAGGTATGTCGCAACATCCATAGAAGGTCATTCTTTATGATGGGGAAAACAAATTTTGTGATAATGCAGTGTCGTGACTGATCCTAAGTAGTGAAACATGTATTTATCCTTTCTTACAGCACCCTCTGCATCTACACAGAAGGTAACTGATTCGATAAACATGTTGGCTGGATTCAGTTCAGTTTTAATGGAAGAACCAATGACGTCCTTGCCTGCCAGTACGACTTTGCCTGCCGGTACTTCCCTGCCAGCTTGTACATCCTTGCCTGCCAGTACATCCTTGCCTGCCAGTACGACTTTGCCTGCCGGTACTTCCCTGCCAGCTTGTACATCCTTGCCTGCCAGTACGACTTTGCCAGCTTGTACATCCTTGCCTGCCAGTACGTCTTTGCCAGCTTGTACATCTTTGCCAGCCAGTACATCTTTGCCTGCTTCTTTGCCAATTCCCGCCAGTGTGTCATTGCCTACCAGAATGACTTCACCAGCCAGAACATTTTTACCTGCCATAACGTCTTCGCCAACCTATACCCATCTGCCAACACAACACACAGCCACATATGCATCTTTAACCCCTGCCAGGGCATCTTCTCCAGCTTCCTATGCAACTCAGCCTATCACTGCCTCTTCATTCAATATGCGACAGCAAACCAGAGTTAATCATCAACCCACCACCAAACAGCCACATTGGTCGATTTTTGAAAGCCAAATGACACTCGATGACGATGATGTCATCCATGACTTTGTCATGGAGAACAGCAACGTAGAACTGCAAACTAGAGTAGAAGTTCTTGAAAGAGAAAACGCAGCCCTTTTGGAAGAAAATGCTGCATTGCGTGCTGCAAAGGGCTCTTCTAAACCAGgtattttaatcatttaataGTTTTTATGTTGTTTGTAAATGGTTAATCTGAAACAGTAGTGTGAAACCACTACCACTAACCCAACAAATGATTCCCTCTGAAAAAACAATAGATAAACTTGCTTCAATTCTTTGCTATTTTATCACTTCAAGCTAAAAGGGAATATTGTTAAAGCGAGTTATTTCACATGGAATTAACCTTGTGCCCAACAGGCCAATTGGAGAAAACTGCTGTTAGCGGGGCCTGTGTGGTGCAAGAAACGTACATTTCACAAAAAGGCACCATAATATACCAAATTGGTTGAAACAACAGTGCATCATGCTAATTACTGTATCTTTATTGCTCTTGTTAATTTACTGTACATCTTTTTCTCAACAGATGCAGAGGTTTTATTTCACCTACGCAAACTTAGTGAACTGTTGGAACCATCCAGAAAATCAAACACTCtggtgagtatatatatatcccttaCCTTCTCTGCAATACATCTAACTTTTGGTTCCAATTGTTCCTTCAGCAGGGAACTCTTGTTTTATGTAGGCCACATGAATCAGAGTCCCATTACAACATGCTCAAGGACAACAGAGAAATATgtataaagatgtattttctaAAATCCAACCCTGAGGGTATTCAAGGTATAATGGTTATTCAATTGTGCAGGATTGAAAACCAATAATGGTGTCTTACTTAAATATTTGCTTTCTGTAGAAGTCAGTTTTAACCAGTTTTGATTTGTCACTTTCATCCTCAATTTAGCTCATGTTGTGGCTACTTGTTCACAAATCTTTAAGCACTGAATTGAATGAAGGATGCTTGTGTCAACATTACCTAAGTTGCTTTGAAatcttataaaacaatggaagtAACTAGTGCTGTGAACAAAAAGTAATTTACCAAACACCTacttgcaaataaaatgtgagTGGTTAGCAATTAATCTTGTCATTTTCTCTGTGGAACTAATCATGTTCCACAgagaaaatgacaaaagtgTTTATAGAACTCATATGCTCCTTTGTTCATGAAAAATTTGCTCAATTTTTGTAGGCCCAcaagaaacaaagtttaaatgataagaaagaaaaactaaaaaaaagtgTTATATAAAATTATCAAC
Proteins encoded in this window:
- the LOC139985231 gene encoding uncharacterized protein isoform X1; this encodes MYLSFLTAPSASTQKVTDSINMLAGFSSVLMEEPMTSLPASTTLPAGTSLPACTSLPASTSLPASTTLPAGTSLPACTSLPASTTLPACTSLPASTSLPACTSLPASTSLPASLPIPASVSLPTRMTSPARTFLPAITSSPTYTHLPTQHTATYASLTPARASSPASYATQPITASSFNMRQQTRVNHQPTTKQPHWSIFESQMTLDDDDVIHDFVMENSNVELQTRVEVLERENAALLEENAALRAAKGSSKPDAEVLFHLRKLSELLEPSRKSNTLNQSQELSEVSGDTSLGEGSVHKNQSQELSEVSRDTSLGEGSVHKQLLIRDPNDTDRFSHITVEPTKLYSIQLKALKKDPQEAPLFLLNGVIDLIFPIDVLAASSGLGLRKDGNLGGTENLWQEIKLLH
- the LOC139985231 gene encoding uncharacterized protein isoform X3 → MYLSFLTAPSASTQKVTDSINMLAGFSSVLMEEPMTSLPASTTLPAGTSLPACTSLPASTSLPASTTLPAGTSLPACTSLPASTTLPACTSLPASTSLPACTSLPASTSLPASLPIPASVSLPTRMTSPARTFLPAITSSPTYTHLPTQHTATYASLTPARASSPASYATQPITASSFNMRQQTRVNHQPTTKQPHWSIFESQMTLDDDDVIHDFVMENSNVELQTRVEVLERENAALLEENAALRAAKGSSKPDAEVLFHLRKLSELLEPSRKSNTLNQSQELSEVSGDTSLGEGSVHKQLLIRDPNDTDRFSHITVEPTKLYSIQLKALKKDPQEAPLFLLNGVIDLIFPIDVLAASSGLGLRKDGNLGGTENLWQEIKLLH
- the LOC139985231 gene encoding uncharacterized protein isoform X4, producing the protein MYLSFLTAPSASTQKVTDSINMLAGFSSVLMEEPMTSLPASTTLPAGTSLPACTSLPASTSLPASTTLPAGTSLPACTSLPASTTLPACTSLPASTSLPACTSLPASTSLPASLPIPASVSLPTRMTSPARTFLPAITSSPTYTHLPTQHTATYASLTPARASSPASYATQPITASSFNMRQQTRVNHQPTTKQPHWSIFESQMTLDDDDVIHDFVMENSNVELQTRVEVLERENAALLEENAALRAAKGSSKPDAEVLFHLRKLSELLEPSRKSNTLNQSQELSEVSGDTSLGEGSVHKNQSQELSEVSRDTSLGEGSVHKGSQ
- the LOC139985231 gene encoding uncharacterized protein isoform X2, whose amino-acid sequence is MLAGFSSVLMEEPMTSLPASTTLPAGTSLPACTSLPASTSLPASTTLPAGTSLPACTSLPASTTLPACTSLPASTSLPACTSLPASTSLPASLPIPASVSLPTRMTSPARTFLPAITSSPTYTHLPTQHTATYASLTPARASSPASYATQPITASSFNMRQQTRVNHQPTTKQPHWSIFESQMTLDDDDVIHDFVMENSNVELQTRVEVLERENAALLEENAALRAAKGSSKPDAEVLFHLRKLSELLEPSRKSNTLNQSQELSEVSGDTSLGEGSVHKNQSQELSEVSRDTSLGEGSVHKQLLIRDPNDTDRFSHITVEPTKLYSIQLKALKKDPQEAPLFLLNGVIDLIFPIDVLAASSGLGLRKDGNLGGTENLWQEIKLLH